The following are encoded together in the Variovorax sp. PBS-H4 genome:
- a CDS encoding ABC transporter ATP-binding protein encodes MLEVRDLQVAYGAANALWGVSLELRRGELLCVVGPNGAGKTTLISTLAGMLRARSGRIVFEGQDITRLAAHRFCEAGIALVPEGRRLFTGMTVKENLELGSLLPQAKAQRQQTMAQVLGLFPALEEKLASPAGELSGGQQQMVAIARALMARPRVLLLDEPSLGLSPRIVGDMFDAIRRINADGVSVLLVEQNVAMAMEVSQRAYVLEEGRMVAEGQPQELLARPEIQRVYLGV; translated from the coding sequence ATGCTTGAAGTGCGCGACCTGCAGGTGGCCTACGGAGCGGCCAATGCGCTGTGGGGCGTGTCGCTGGAACTGCGCCGCGGCGAGCTGCTGTGCGTGGTGGGTCCCAACGGGGCCGGCAAGACCACGCTGATCTCCACGCTCGCCGGCATGCTGCGCGCGCGCAGCGGGCGCATCGTCTTCGAGGGGCAGGACATCACGCGGCTGGCGGCGCACCGCTTCTGCGAGGCCGGCATCGCGCTGGTGCCGGAGGGCCGGCGCCTTTTCACCGGCATGACGGTCAAGGAGAACCTGGAACTCGGCAGCCTGTTGCCGCAGGCGAAGGCGCAGCGGCAGCAGACGATGGCGCAGGTGCTCGGGCTGTTCCCGGCGCTGGAGGAGAAGCTCGCGAGCCCGGCCGGCGAACTCTCGGGCGGCCAGCAGCAGATGGTGGCCATCGCGCGCGCGCTGATGGCGCGGCCGCGCGTGCTGCTGCTGGACGAGCCCTCGCTGGGCCTGTCGCCGCGCATCGTGGGCGACATGTTCGATGCCATCCGCCGCATCAACGCCGACGGCGTGTCGGTGCTGCTGGTGGAGCAGAACGTCGCGATGGCGATGGAAGTGTCGCAGCGCGCCTACGTGCTGGAAGAAGGCCGCATGGTGGCCGAGGGCCAGCCGCAGGAGCTGCTGGCACGGCCCGAGATCCAGCGCGTGTACCTCGGCGTCTGA
- a CDS encoding uroporphyrinogen decarboxylase family protein, whose product MLFPTTIVGSFPQPEWLIDRAKLAGRFPPRVRARELWRIPPQYLEEAQNDATLMAIRAQEEAGLDIVSDGEIRRESYSNRFATALDGVDLDNPGTALDRSGHPNPVPRIVGRIRRRHAVEVDDLKFLRAHTDRQVKITVPGPFTMLQQAQNDFYKTEEEAAMDYAEAVNAEIRDLFAAGADVVQIDEPYMQARPDKARQYGLAALNRALDGITGTTAVHICFGYAAIIHERPSGYSFLPELAQCSCRQVSIETAQSHLDCSALAALDGKRVMVGCIDLSTPEVESVETIVDRIERALPYVKPENVILAPDCGMKYLPREAAVGKLQAMVAAAKVLREEHAA is encoded by the coding sequence ATGCTGTTCCCCACCACCATCGTCGGCAGCTTTCCGCAGCCGGAGTGGCTGATCGACCGCGCGAAGCTGGCAGGCCGCTTTCCGCCGCGTGTGCGCGCGCGCGAGCTGTGGCGCATTCCGCCGCAGTACCTGGAGGAGGCGCAGAACGACGCGACGCTGATGGCGATTCGCGCCCAGGAAGAGGCAGGGCTCGACATCGTGAGCGACGGCGAGATCCGGCGCGAGAGCTATTCGAACCGCTTCGCGACCGCGCTCGACGGCGTGGACCTGGACAACCCCGGGACGGCGCTGGACCGCTCGGGCCATCCGAACCCGGTGCCGCGCATCGTCGGCCGCATCCGCCGCCGGCACGCGGTGGAAGTGGACGACCTCAAGTTCCTGCGCGCCCACACCGACCGGCAGGTGAAGATCACAGTGCCGGGCCCTTTCACCATGCTGCAGCAGGCGCAGAACGACTTCTACAAGACCGAGGAAGAAGCGGCCATGGACTACGCAGAGGCGGTGAACGCGGAGATTCGCGACCTCTTCGCCGCCGGCGCCGACGTGGTGCAGATCGACGAGCCCTACATGCAGGCGCGCCCGGACAAGGCGCGGCAGTACGGGCTGGCCGCGCTGAACCGGGCGCTCGATGGCATCACCGGCACGACGGCGGTCCACATCTGCTTCGGCTACGCGGCGATCATCCACGAGCGGCCGAGTGGGTATTCCTTCTTGCCCGAGCTGGCGCAATGCAGCTGCAGGCAGGTGTCGATCGAGACCGCGCAATCGCACCTGGACTGCTCGGCACTGGCCGCGCTGGACGGCAAGCGGGTGATGGTAGGGTGCATCGACCTGTCGACGCCCGAGGTGGAATCGGTCGAGACCATCGTCGACCGCATCGAGCGTGCGCTGCCCTATGTGAAGCCTGAGAACGTGATCCTGGCGCCCGACTGCGGCATGAAGTACCTGCCGCGCGAAGCCGCGGTGGGCAAGCTGCAGGCGATGGTCGCGGCGGCCAAGGTGCTGCGCGAGGAACACGCGGCATAG
- a CDS encoding cytochrome c oxidase assembly protein — protein MNRQDMHPPFRRFLGLCLWAWGATAAAHSPLDPATGTTAALHWSFEPLVIASMLLSLGLYAVGFARLRQRTRLGRAHRLHHAAAFVAGWLALGVAFVSPLDALGASLFSAHMVQHEILMLVAAPLLVLGRPLGVWLWALPAAARMRIGRGVRAPSVRIAWRWLTLPASAWGLHLAALWGWHIPRAFEAALAHPALHAVQHTSFLASALLFWWTVLAPAARHGGRGFAMLSLFTTMAHTGALGALLTLAPSPWYASYFESAFAFGFDPLEDQQLGGLVMWVPGGLAYLAAALTVAARWLAGRGSAGPRRDALPNS, from the coding sequence ATGAATCGCCAAGACATGCATCCGCCCTTCCGCCGCTTCCTCGGCCTGTGCCTCTGGGCCTGGGGGGCAACGGCCGCCGCTCATTCGCCGCTCGATCCGGCGACAGGCACAACGGCCGCGTTGCACTGGTCCTTCGAGCCGCTGGTGATCGCGTCGATGCTCCTGAGCCTGGGCCTGTATGCGGTGGGCTTTGCTCGCCTGCGGCAGCGCACGAGGCTGGGCCGCGCGCACCGGCTCCACCACGCGGCGGCCTTCGTGGCGGGCTGGCTGGCGCTGGGCGTGGCCTTCGTGTCGCCGCTCGACGCTCTGGGTGCCTCGCTCTTTTCCGCCCACATGGTGCAGCACGAGATCCTGATGCTGGTGGCCGCGCCGCTCCTGGTGCTGGGCCGGCCGCTGGGCGTGTGGCTCTGGGCCCTGCCGGCGGCCGCGCGCATGCGGATCGGGCGCGGCGTGCGGGCGCCTTCGGTGCGCATCGCCTGGCGCTGGCTGACCTTGCCCGCAAGCGCCTGGGGACTGCACCTGGCGGCGCTCTGGGGCTGGCACATTCCTCGCGCCTTCGAAGCGGCGCTGGCGCATCCCGCCCTCCATGCCGTGCAGCACACCAGCTTTCTCGCGAGCGCCCTCCTGTTCTGGTGGACGGTGCTGGCGCCTGCTGCCCGCCACGGCGGGCGCGGCTTCGCGATGCTGTCGCTCTTCACGACGATGGCGCACACCGGTGCGCTGGGCGCACTGCTCACGCTGGCGCCGTCGCCGTGGTACGCGTCCTATTTCGAATCGGCTTTCGCGTTCGGCTTCGATCCCCTCGAAGACCAGCAGCTGGGCGGACTGGTGATGTGGGTGCCCGGCGGGCTTGCGTATCTGGCCGCGGCATTGACGGTGGCGGCGCGCTGGCTGGCCGGTCGCGGCTCCGCCGGACCTCGGCGTGATGCACTGCCGAACTCATGA
- a CDS encoding KGG domain-containing protein: MALNDDDDVLRAARVRRRGFAGMDPERQRDIAREGGRSAHEKGTAHEFNSAEARAAGLKSRIGRSKRVEP, from the coding sequence ATGGCTTTGAACGATGACGACGATGTCTTGCGCGCAGCACGCGTGCGCCGGCGCGGCTTTGCGGGCATGGATCCCGAAAGGCAGCGTGACATTGCCCGGGAAGGCGGGCGTTCGGCGCATGAGAAAGGCACGGCCCACGAGTTCAATTCGGCCGAAGCCCGCGCCGCGGGATTGAAGAGCCGCATCGGCCGAAGCAAGCGCGTGGAGCCGTGA
- a CDS encoding manganese catalase family protein encodes MFSHNKRLQYTVRVSECNPGLANLMLEQFGGPQGELAAAMRYFTQAVGEDDPGRKDMLFDIATEELSHLEVIGTIVGMLNKGAKGQLAEAVETEAEMYRRITGAGNDSHVTQVLYGGGPPLINSAGVPWTAAYIDTIGEPTADLRSNIAAEARAKIVYERLIACTDDPGVKEALGFLMTREIAHQKSFEKALYSITPNFPPGKLPGMPEFTSVYFDMSKGDEMRGPWNQGPNWDYRSEPESQVAVDGGSGEPSVSLTADEQSAVDDMAVRTASDPSGDPPTGAELGMAADDPDAPADASASARKRK; translated from the coding sequence ATGTTCTCTCACAACAAGCGACTCCAATACACCGTGCGGGTGAGCGAGTGCAACCCCGGCCTCGCCAACCTGATGCTCGAACAGTTCGGCGGGCCGCAGGGCGAGCTTGCCGCGGCCATGCGCTACTTCACCCAGGCGGTCGGCGAGGACGACCCCGGCCGCAAGGACATGTTGTTCGACATCGCGACCGAGGAGCTCAGCCACCTGGAGGTGATCGGCACCATCGTGGGCATGCTCAACAAGGGCGCGAAGGGCCAGCTCGCCGAGGCGGTGGAGACCGAGGCCGAGATGTACAGGCGCATCACCGGCGCCGGCAACGACAGCCACGTGACGCAGGTGCTCTACGGCGGCGGCCCTCCGCTGATCAACTCCGCAGGCGTGCCCTGGACGGCCGCCTACATCGACACGATCGGCGAGCCCACGGCAGACCTGCGCTCCAACATTGCCGCTGAAGCGCGCGCCAAGATCGTCTACGAGCGGCTGATCGCCTGCACCGACGACCCCGGCGTGAAGGAGGCCCTGGGCTTCCTCATGACGCGCGAGATCGCGCACCAGAAATCCTTCGAGAAGGCGCTCTATTCGATCACGCCGAACTTCCCGCCGGGCAAGCTGCCGGGCATGCCTGAGTTCACCAGCGTGTACTTCGACATGTCGAAGGGCGACGAGATGCGCGGACCGTGGAACCAGGGTCCGAACTGGGACTACCGCAGCGAGCCCGAATCGCAAGTGGCGGTCGACGGCGGCAGCGGCGAGCCCTCCGTCTCGCTGACAGCCGACGAGCAGTCGGCGGTGGACGACATGGCCGTGAGGACCGCGTCGGACCCGTCGGGCGATCCGCCGACGGGCGCCGAGCTGGGCATGGCCGCGGACGATCCGGACGCGCCCGCCGACGCGAGCGCATCCGCTCGCAAGCGGAAGTAA
- the rpoN gene encoding RNA polymerase factor sigma-54 — protein MSSIALQARPLQTLAFSPRLQQAVRLLQLSALDYAQALHEAADANPFLELEEAPSPDSLGFEGAEWSAEAALDRLSTGPALPGARLSHEESADALQRIPAEVSLRDHLHAQLGVLRLDAQERLLAAAVVESLDDDGYLRISLEEIGTLVGDAGEDVSSALQAALTRVQSLDPVGVAARSVSECLLLQLSNIDDAELRELARGIVTGHLGELASRNWQRIAVALGEPVARIKLAAERIRKLDARPGWRLDVQAPAFVTPDVIVRKRRGVWTATLNEATVPRVKLHQAYARMFEQQGAAANAELRGCLERARWTVQNVGQRVSTIRDVAQAIVAKQKLFFDYGPLAMKPLGLREIADAVGVHPSTVSRAVHHKYMATPAGVFELRYFFSRGMQHAHRGASAPTALRQLVGELIAAEPSEAPLSDAELARRLTDQGFRIARRTVTKYRQALRIDSVELRGSTRA, from the coding sequence ATGAGCTCCATCGCGTTGCAGGCCCGCCCCCTCCAGACCCTCGCTTTTTCGCCACGGCTGCAGCAGGCGGTGCGCTTGCTGCAGCTCTCGGCGCTGGACTATGCGCAGGCGCTCCACGAGGCGGCGGATGCCAATCCATTTCTCGAACTGGAAGAGGCCCCGAGCCCTGATTCGCTGGGTTTCGAAGGCGCCGAATGGTCCGCGGAGGCGGCACTCGACCGGCTCAGCACAGGCCCGGCCTTGCCGGGTGCGCGCCTGTCGCACGAGGAGAGCGCCGATGCACTCCAGCGCATCCCGGCCGAAGTGTCGCTGCGCGATCACCTGCACGCGCAACTGGGCGTGCTCAGGCTGGACGCGCAGGAGCGCCTGCTGGCCGCTGCAGTGGTCGAGTCCCTGGACGACGACGGCTACCTGCGCATCTCGCTCGAGGAGATCGGCACGCTGGTCGGCGATGCCGGCGAGGATGTCTCGAGTGCCCTGCAGGCGGCGCTCACGCGGGTGCAGTCGCTGGACCCCGTGGGGGTTGCGGCACGCAGTGTGTCCGAGTGCCTGCTGCTCCAGTTGAGCAACATCGACGACGCGGAGCTACGCGAGCTGGCGCGTGGCATCGTCACCGGCCACCTCGGAGAGTTGGCGTCCCGCAACTGGCAGCGCATTGCCGTGGCGCTCGGCGAGCCGGTGGCGCGCATCAAGCTCGCGGCCGAGCGCATCCGCAAGCTCGATGCGCGCCCGGGCTGGCGCCTCGATGTGCAGGCCCCGGCTTTCGTCACGCCCGACGTGATCGTGCGCAAGCGGCGCGGCGTGTGGACGGCCACGCTCAATGAAGCCACTGTCCCGCGGGTCAAGCTGCACCAGGCCTACGCCCGAATGTTCGAGCAGCAGGGTGCCGCAGCGAATGCGGAGTTGCGCGGCTGCCTCGAGCGCGCGCGGTGGACGGTGCAGAACGTGGGGCAGCGCGTGTCCACCATCCGCGACGTCGCGCAGGCGATCGTCGCCAAGCAGAAGCTGTTCTTCGACTACGGACCGCTGGCAATGAAACCGCTGGGACTGCGCGAGATCGCCGACGCCGTGGGTGTGCACCCATCCACCGTCTCGCGCGCCGTTCACCACAAGTACATGGCGACGCCGGCCGGCGTCTTCGAACTGAGGTACTTCTTCTCGCGCGGAATGCAGCACGCCCACCGCGGCGCGAGCGCGCCCACGGCGCTGCGGCAGCTGGTGGGCGAACTGATCGCGGCGGAGCCGAGCGAGGCGCCGCTCAGCGACGCCGAACTCGCGCGCCGCCTGACCGACCAGGGCTTCCGCATCGCTCGCCGGACGGTGACCAAGTACCGGCAGGCGTTGCGCATCGATTCCGTCGAGCTGCGCGGTTCGACGCGGGCCTGA
- a CDS encoding histidine kinase dimerization/phospho-acceptor domain-containing protein: MSHTFASAARTACFAVLGLTATLAAAAAFGRAARAEDEPESNTQTRTKPAPEVEAELEAIRQALAVHAAEARRLDHAFRTPIGAAAAALQLIETSGDDPELQAQARQVIARQLSRMTGLTESLREAAQRLSGYA, translated from the coding sequence ATGAGCCACACCTTCGCCTCCGCGGCCCGCACCGCATGCTTCGCGGTACTCGGCCTGACGGCGACCCTCGCCGCCGCCGCCGCATTCGGGCGTGCGGCGCGCGCCGAGGACGAACCCGAATCGAATACTCAGACACGGACCAAGCCTGCGCCCGAAGTGGAAGCCGAGCTGGAAGCAATACGCCAGGCACTCGCCGTACACGCGGCAGAAGCCCGCCGCCTGGACCACGCGTTCCGCACGCCGATCGGGGCGGCGGCGGCAGCGCTGCAGCTGATTGAAACATCCGGTGACGATCCTGAGCTGCAGGCTCAGGCCCGCCAGGTGATCGCGCGACAGCTCAGCCGTATGACAGGGCTGACAGAATCGCTGCGCGAAGCCGCACAGCGGCTCAGCGGCTACGCGTAG